In Phaeodactylum tricornutum CCAP 1055/1 chromosome 10, whole genome shotgun sequence, a single genomic region encodes these proteins:
- a CDS encoding predicted protein, which produces LSFPVATLAKSGKMAPVMAGSLLLGGASYDLREYLQVVAIIGGTAIVSMGKKKGGGSASSLTGVFYIIASLALDGVTAGFQKRLKTETAKVGVKPKPYDFMFWTNLFMCLTAVVIAGGLGEMQSGAAFCLDNPEIMSKIVKFAVCSAVGQSFIFYTIASFDPLVLSTVTTTRKIFSVLLSIFLKGHTLSMMGWSGIALACSGILSELQSKSGGSANKKKHSN; this is translated from the coding sequence TTGTCCTTCCCCGTAGCCACACTCGCCAAGAGCGGGAAAATGGCTCCCGTCATGGCCGGATCCCTTTTGCTGGGAGGCGCTTCCTACGATCTACGCGAGTATCTACAGGTGGTCGCTATTATTGGCGGTACCGCTATTGTTAGTATGGGCAAGAAGAAGGGTGGGGGATCGGCGTCTTCTCTCACGGGCGTCTTCTACATTATTGCGAGTTTGGCCTTGGACGGTGTCACGGCAGGATTCCAGAAACGACTCAAGACGGAAACCGCCAAGGTGGGCGTTAAACCCAAGCCGTACGATTTCATGTTTTGGACGAATCTGTTCATGTGTTTGACGGCTGTTGTGATTGCTGGAGGACTGGGTGAAATGCAGTCGGGGGCCGCCTTTTGCCTGGACAATCCCGAGATTATGAGCAAAATTGTCAAGTTTGCCGTGTGTTCGGCCGTCGGACAGTCCTTTATCTTTTACACCATTGCGAGTTTCGACCCGTTGGTTCTTTCGACTGTAACGACGACGCGCAAGATCTTTTCCGTGCTGCTTTCGATCTTCCTCAAGGGACACACCCTGTCGATGATGGGATGGTCGGGGATTGCCCTGGCGTGCTCGGGCATCCTGTCCGAACTCCAATCCAAGAGTGGTGGAAGTgccaacaaaaagaagcatTCCAATTGA